Proteins encoded in a region of the Dorea longicatena genome:
- a CDS encoding APC family permease, translating into MNKKKSDFDKVFSAWDILVIAFGAMIGWGWVVSTGGWIEKGGVVGAALGFAIGGVMIFFVGLTYAELTAAMPQCGGEHVFSHRAMGPVGSFVCTWAIILGYVGVTCFEACAFPTIITYLCPGFLKGYLYTVAGFDIYASWLIVAIVVAFLIMVINIMGAKTAAILQTILTVIIGGAGILLIIASVLNGTVDNLDGQIFAGTTGVSNVKAVLGVAVLSPFYFIGFDVIPQASEEINVPPKKIGKMLILSVILAVIFYSFVILAVGMVLDSGAIAASQKGTGLVTADAMAVAFRTSVMAKVIIVGGMCGIITSWNSFMIGGSRAMYSMAESYMIPKMFSKLHPKHKTPINALILIGVLTMLAPFAGRVMMVWICDAGNFGCCMAYCMVSLSFLILRKKEPDMPRPYKVKHYKFVGTMAVLMSGFMVCMYCIPGSGGNLILPEWGMVVAWSLLGVVFYAICKSKYKEDFGSLVELISDEDSATLMPEADEEKLDEVIDHAIDVVLGV; encoded by the coding sequence ATGAATAAGAAAAAATCAGATTTTGACAAGGTATTCAGTGCCTGGGACATTCTTGTGATTGCATTTGGTGCAATGATCGGATGGGGCTGGGTTGTATCGACCGGAGGATGGATTGAAAAAGGTGGTGTCGTTGGCGCGGCACTTGGATTTGCAATCGGTGGTGTTATGATATTTTTCGTAGGTCTTACTTATGCAGAGCTTACGGCGGCTATGCCACAGTGTGGAGGGGAACATGTCTTCAGTCACAGGGCAATGGGTCCGGTTGGTTCATTCGTGTGTACATGGGCGATCATTCTTGGATATGTCGGTGTTACATGTTTTGAAGCATGTGCATTTCCAACGATCATTACATATCTGTGTCCTGGATTCTTAAAGGGATACCTTTATACAGTAGCAGGGTTTGATATCTATGCATCCTGGCTGATCGTTGCGATCGTAGTAGCATTTCTGATCATGGTCATTAATATTATGGGAGCGAAGACAGCTGCGATCTTACAGACAATCTTAACGGTAATTATAGGTGGCGCAGGAATCCTGCTGATCATTGCATCTGTACTCAACGGAACAGTTGATAATCTGGACGGTCAGATATTTGCCGGAACAACCGGAGTATCGAATGTAAAAGCTGTTCTTGGTGTAGCAGTGCTTTCGCCATTTTATTTCATCGGATTTGACGTAATTCCGCAGGCATCGGAAGAAATCAATGTTCCACCGAAAAAGATCGGAAAAATGCTGATTCTTTCGGTCATCCTCGCCGTTATATTTTATTCGTTCGTTATTCTGGCTGTAGGTATGGTTCTGGATTCCGGAGCAATTGCAGCATCACAGAAAGGAACCGGACTTGTAACAGCAGATGCGATGGCTGTGGCATTCCGTACATCTGTTATGGCAAAGGTAATTATTGTTGGAGGAATGTGTGGAATTATTACATCATGGAATTCGTTTATGATCGGAGGATCACGTGCAATGTATTCCATGGCAGAGTCTTATATGATACCAAAAATGTTTTCAAAACTGCATCCAAAACATAAGACACCGATCAATGCACTGATACTGATCGGAGTGCTTACGATGCTGGCTCCATTTGCAGGAAGAGTTATGATGGTTTGGATCTGTGATGCAGGAAACTTTGGCTGCTGTATGGCCTACTGCATGGTATCTTTATCATTTTTAATCCTGAGAAAAAAAGAACCGGATATGCCAAGACCGTATAAAGTAAAGCATTACAAATTTGTAGGAACTATGGCGGTTCTGATGTCTGGATTCATGGTGTGTATGTACTGCATTCCGGGATCCGGCGGTAACTTAATCCTCCCTGAATGGGGAATGGTTGTGGCATGGAGTCTGCTTGGAGTAGTATTCTATGCAATTTGTAAGAGTAAATATAAAGAGGACTTTGGAAGTCTTGTAGAGCTTATTTCCGATGAAGATTCTGCTACGCTTATGCCGGAGGCAGATGAGGAAAAATTGGATGAGGTAATTGATCATGCGATAGATGTAGTACTTGGTGTTTAA
- a CDS encoding DUF5688 family protein, with protein sequence MTYYQFIHAVEEKIKKEVKEERKISVHTNIKNNGVKRTGIMISENGINISPTIYLEEYFQQFKRGYPLELIVKDILSLYEKIRFQNSWKEGEKVKSYDFVKGRIIYRLVNRERNRKLLEDVPYKEYLDLAIVYYVLLEMDEYGMASMLVRREHLKMWKVSEEDIYYRACKNTQKLLPYDFSTMRSVIMELLEIGREIEEQTGKMYILSNVMRSYGACAMMYPDLLRKIGEELEENYYILPSSVHETIIVAESEAPGKEELCEMIEEINETQVEEEEVLSNRAYYYECDTGKLLF encoded by the coding sequence ATGACATATTATCAGTTTATCCACGCAGTAGAAGAAAAAATAAAGAAAGAGGTGAAAGAAGAAAGAAAAATAAGCGTTCATACGAATATAAAAAATAATGGTGTGAAACGGACAGGAATTATGATTTCTGAGAATGGTATTAATATATCACCGACAATATATCTGGAAGAATATTTTCAACAATTCAAAAGAGGCTATCCACTGGAATTGATAGTGAAAGATATCTTATCGTTGTATGAAAAAATACGTTTCCAGAATTCCTGGAAAGAAGGTGAAAAAGTAAAAAGTTATGATTTCGTGAAAGGAAGAATCATATATCGTCTGGTTAACCGGGAACGGAATCGGAAGCTTCTTGAGGATGTCCCGTATAAGGAATATCTTGATCTTGCCATCGTGTATTATGTGCTGCTGGAGATGGATGAATATGGAATGGCCTCTATGCTGGTGAGAAGAGAACATCTTAAGATGTGGAAGGTATCGGAGGAGGATATTTATTATCGGGCATGCAAGAATACACAGAAATTATTACCATATGATTTTTCGACAATGCGTTCTGTGATCATGGAACTTCTGGAAATTGGAAGAGAAATAGAAGAACAGACGGGGAAAATGTATATTCTAAGTAATGTTATGAGAAGTTACGGAGCATGTGCGATGATGTATCCGGATCTGCTTAGAAAAATTGGCGAAGAATTGGAAGAAAACTATTATATACTTCCAAGCAGCGTACATGAGACGATCATCGTGGCAGAAAGCGAAGCTCCTGGGAAGGAAGAATTGTGTGAGATGATTGAAGAGATCAATGAGACGCAGGTAGAAGAGGAAGAAGTGCTTTCGAACAGAGCATATTATTATGAATGCGATACGGGAAAACTGCTCTTTTAA
- a CDS encoding shikimate kinase — protein MNDLEMYREQLALCDDKIIDALVERNSIIEKIMAYKEEYGMPILQPQQEEKQKKRLEEKLSDNRYKEEIFDVFGCILRNSKRIQARKLFDYNIVLIGFMGAGKTTISDYLSTMFDMDIVEMDQVIAEREEMSISDIFATYGEEYFRDLETNLLIEMQSHKNAVISCGGGAALRERNVAEMKKNGRVVLLTATPETIYERVKDSNDRPVLNGRKNVKGISELMEQRREKYEAAADIVINTDDKTVLQICEELVQRLQESEE, from the coding sequence ATGAATGATTTGGAGATGTACAGAGAGCAATTAGCTTTATGCGATGATAAGATTATTGACGCATTGGTAGAACGTAATTCTATTATTGAAAAGATCATGGCATATAAAGAAGAATATGGTATGCCAATCTTACAGCCACAGCAGGAAGAAAAGCAGAAGAAACGTCTGGAGGAAAAGCTGTCAGATAACAGATATAAAGAAGAAATCTTTGATGTATTTGGCTGCATTTTACGCAACAGTAAGAGAATCCAGGCAAGAAAACTCTTTGATTATAATATTGTACTGATCGGATTTATGGGAGCAGGTAAGACAACTATCTCTGATTACTTAAGCACGATGTTCGATATGGATATTGTAGAGATGGATCAGGTGATTGCAGAACGTGAAGAGATGAGTATTTCGGATATCTTTGCTACATATGGCGAAGAGTACTTCCGTGATCTGGAGACAAATCTTCTGATTGAGATGCAGTCACATAAGAATGCAGTTATCTCATGTGGTGGTGGCGCAGCCTTAAGAGAGAGAAATGTGGCAGAGATGAAGAAGAACGGAAGAGTGGTTCTTCTTACCGCTACACCGGAGACCATTTACGAACGTGTCAAAGACAGTAATGACAGACCGGTATTAAATGGAAGAAAGAATGTCAAAGGCATTTCAGAACTTATGGAACAGCGTCGTGAGAAATATGAAGCGGCAGCAGATATCGTAATCAATACAGATGATAAGACAGTCCTTCAGATTTGTGAGGAACTGGTTCAGCGTCTGCAGGAGTCAGAAGAATAG
- a CDS encoding SulP family inorganic anion transporter, with the protein MKDLLFSTLKDYKKEYLPKDIFSGIIMAAVSIPISMGYAQIAGLPAVYGLYGSVFPILFFALFSTSRQFIFGVDAAPAAIVGAALVSLGIENGSKEAIQYVPVIALLTGIWLLLFYFLKAGRIVDFISTPVMGGFISGIALTIILMQIPKILGGKAGSGELPELIRHIAQTGKEINWLSVILGAGALILLRVAGKMIPKFPMAIVIMAAGVAATRIFHVDEYGVVLLDAVGKGLPKLVHFRFVGIDLRQALGRSLMIAAVVMAETLLSENNFAMKNGYKIDENQEILACAMGNIAAACVGCCPVNGSISRTSMNEQYEGKTQAVSVVAAITMALVLLGATGFIGYLPVPVLTAIVISALMNVVELHLAVRLFRVSRNEFYIFVAACVSVLVFGTIYGVVIGLLLSFVAVVLRATNPPRSLRGMIPGKEAYYDLKRNRNAYPIRHTVIYRFSENLFFANIKVFQTDIENSIKEDTKVVIVDAAAINSIDITAADRLEMMAENFERKGIKFYITEHSENVNEQMRKLGIGHLIEEGKVRRTILAALQDAGIPSMGTTAGADKARDPLVWMPWQLEIPAAVHAVHEAMVPAEEENTLEEFAWAFGDDAVEEMEKKVHQVMEQIHKLPDLERLADVGFEEKLKNWHSLGVLDEDEILRRMEMHLDELPENLRGDRKVILQLIEKRRRKIEQQLLLHHPEIVEHLKKSRERLEKRLEKQNPEAARKLHEWEVQIREKEEE; encoded by the coding sequence ATGAAGGATTTATTATTTTCAACACTGAAAGATTATAAAAAAGAATATCTTCCCAAGGATATCTTTTCGGGGATTATTATGGCTGCGGTGTCCATTCCTATTTCAATGGGATATGCACAGATTGCGGGACTTCCGGCAGTATATGGACTATATGGTTCGGTGTTCCCGATTCTGTTCTTTGCATTATTTTCAACGTCCAGGCAGTTTATCTTTGGGGTGGATGCGGCACCGGCAGCGATTGTTGGGGCAGCACTTGTGTCGCTTGGAATAGAAAACGGAAGTAAAGAGGCAATACAGTATGTGCCTGTGATCGCACTTCTTACGGGAATATGGCTATTGTTGTTTTACTTTTTGAAAGCAGGAAGAATCGTGGACTTTATATCAACACCGGTTATGGGCGGATTTATCAGTGGGATTGCGCTTACGATCATTTTAATGCAGATCCCGAAGATATTAGGCGGGAAAGCCGGATCCGGGGAACTTCCGGAACTTATCAGACATATTGCACAGACCGGTAAAGAGATTAACTGGTTGTCAGTGATACTTGGTGCAGGTGCGCTGATATTGCTTCGTGTGGCAGGAAAAATGATACCGAAATTTCCAATGGCAATTGTTATCATGGCAGCCGGAGTGGCGGCAACCAGAATATTCCATGTAGATGAATATGGTGTGGTCCTTCTTGATGCGGTGGGAAAAGGACTTCCGAAACTGGTCCATTTCCGGTTTGTGGGAATTGATCTGAGACAGGCTTTGGGAAGAAGTTTGATGATCGCGGCAGTTGTAATGGCGGAGACACTTTTGTCAGAGAATAATTTCGCAATGAAGAACGGATATAAGATCGATGAGAATCAGGAAATCCTTGCCTGTGCGATGGGAAATATCGCGGCGGCATGTGTAGGGTGCTGTCCGGTGAACGGAAGTATATCCAGAACATCTATGAATGAGCAGTATGAAGGAAAGACACAGGCAGTGTCTGTTGTGGCAGCAATTACAATGGCCCTGGTTCTTCTTGGCGCAACCGGGTTTATCGGCTATCTGCCGGTTCCGGTCCTTACAGCCATTGTAATTTCTGCACTGATGAATGTAGTAGAACTGCATCTGGCAGTACGCCTGTTCAGAGTGAGCCGTAATGAATTTTATATCTTTGTGGCGGCATGTGTAAGCGTGCTGGTTTTTGGAACTATCTATGGTGTGGTAATCGGACTTTTGCTGTCCTTTGTGGCGGTAGTGCTTCGAGCGACAAATCCACCGAGATCATTACGGGGAATGATTCCTGGAAAAGAAGCCTATTATGATCTGAAGAGAAACCGCAATGCATATCCGATCCGGCATACAGTGATATACCGTTTCAGCGAGAATCTGTTCTTTGCAAATATAAAAGTCTTCCAGACAGATATTGAGAACAGTATTAAGGAAGATACTAAGGTTGTGATCGTAGATGCGGCAGCAATCAACAGCATTGATATTACGGCGGCAGATCGCCTGGAGATGATGGCAGAGAATTTTGAAAGGAAAGGAATAAAGTTCTACATTACAGAACATTCCGAAAATGTGAATGAACAGATGAGAAAACTTGGGATCGGGCATCTGATTGAAGAAGGAAAGGTTAGAAGAACGATTCTTGCAGCGCTACAGGATGCCGGCATTCCGTCAATGGGAACAACCGCCGGTGCAGATAAAGCGCGGGACCCTTTGGTCTGGATGCCTTGGCAGCTGGAGATACCGGCGGCTGTTCATGCGGTACATGAGGCGATGGTTCCGGCAGAAGAGGAAAATACGCTGGAAGAATTTGCCTGGGCATTTGGAGATGATGCGGTTGAAGAAATGGAGAAGAAAGTACACCAGGTCATGGAACAGATTCACAAACTTCCGGATCTGGAAAGACTTGCAGACGTAGGGTTCGAAGAGAAACTCAAAAACTGGCATTCGCTGGGCGTTTTGGATGAAGATGAGATTTTAAGACGAATGGAAATGCATTTGGATGAACTTCCGGAGAATTTAAGAGGAGACAGAAAAGTGATCCTTCAGTTGATTGAAAAGAGAAGACGAAAGATCGAACAACAGCTGTTATTACATCATCCGGAAATTGTAGAACATTTGAAGAAGAGCCGGGAAAGACTGGAAAAGCGCCTGGAAAAACAGAATCCGGAGGCAGCCAGAAAACTGCATGAGTGGGAAGTGCAGATCAGGGAGAAGGAAGAGGAGTAA
- a CDS encoding cytidylate kinase-like family protein, translating to MSHLVITIGCEYGAKGNQIGRKIAEDLGFQFYDRNIVDAIIHEVGIPGEIMEKVEEGVTIVGKGAEGEERGEFSQYADLTKRAIHVQKTIIRKLSDRESCVIIGRSADYILKEHKPILRVFIYSPDEVRIKNVMESHKVSEKEAKQIILETDKRYHKRHMALTGSNRGDRHNRDILIDSSLLGVDGTARLIETLAKQVEKQ from the coding sequence ATGTCACATTTGGTAATTACAATTGGATGCGAATATGGAGCAAAGGGAAATCAGATTGGAAGGAAAATAGCAGAAGACCTGGGATTTCAGTTTTATGACAGAAATATAGTAGATGCAATTATTCATGAAGTTGGAATCCCCGGAGAAATCATGGAAAAGGTCGAAGAAGGCGTAACAATTGTTGGAAAAGGTGCAGAAGGAGAGGAACGAGGAGAGTTTTCACAATACGCAGATCTTACAAAACGTGCGATTCATGTACAGAAAACGATTATCCGCAAGTTGTCGGACAGAGAATCCTGTGTGATTATCGGTCGTTCCGCAGATTATATTCTAAAAGAACATAAGCCGATTTTAAGAGTCTTTATCTATTCGCCGGATGAAGTAAGGATAAAAAATGTAATGGAAAGTCATAAGGTTTCAGAGAAAGAAGCAAAACAGATTATTCTTGAAACGGATAAAAGGTACCATAAGCGTCACATGGCATTAACCGGAAGTAACCGAGGAGACCGACATAACAGAGATATCTTAATTGACAGTAGTCTGCTGGGAGTAGATGGAACAGCCCGATTAATTGAGACACTTGCAAAACAAGTAGAAAAACAGTAA
- a CDS encoding FAD-dependent oxidoreductase encodes MKNNFPHVFSPLTVRGMTLKNRVVMMPMGSDFAGHDGELSDEHIKYYELRARGGTGLIMVENVCVKYPEGSNGTTQLRLDKDCYIPRLFTLTEACHRQGALMGIQINHAGASAMSSRIGMQPVSASRFPSKAGGEIPRGLSKEEIESIAKDYGTAAKRAVNAGFDVVEIHAGHSYLISQFLSPTTNDRTDEFGGSAKNRARFCRMIIDEVRKAVGPRVPISLRLSVDELVEGGNTVEDCLEYLEYLNDEVDIYDTSAGLNASIQYQIDANYLEDGWRSYMAKAVRDKFGKPTIAIGNIRDPKIADDILARGDADLIGIGRGLIADPDWCNKAQYGDVCDIRKCISCNVGCVGNRIGGNKPLRCTINPDLINGEAYKKQKVNKPCNVVVVGAGTAGLEAACTAAEVGCNVTLLEKGKEVGGLSVEISKIPAKKRLADFPTYLKHRASKLSNLTIKTGVDATVAEIKKYKPDLVVNSTGSVPLLPPIEGLHDNLGKKDASVYSIKDMIANLKNYPEDMTGKKVVVVGGGAVGLDVVEFFAPRGAETTIIEMMPIIGNGLDASSTSSMKECMEKHHVRQMTNTSLQKVNAHSFLVKYDGKEEELPFDYGFVCLGMRANAPIWNDIQEAFVGEDVEVLNIGDSVRARRIIDGTDAGRHMVLNTLERLNYL; translated from the coding sequence ATGAAAAACAATTTTCCACACGTATTCAGCCCTCTGACAGTCAGAGGTATGACACTTAAAAACCGTGTTGTAATGATGCCTATGGGAAGTGACTTCGCCGGACATGATGGGGAACTGAGCGATGAACATATCAAATATTATGAGCTGCGTGCACGTGGCGGCACAGGGCTTATCATGGTTGAGAACGTCTGTGTAAAATATCCGGAAGGATCGAACGGAACTACACAGCTTCGTCTTGACAAGGACTGCTACATTCCACGCCTTTTTACATTAACGGAAGCCTGTCACAGACAGGGGGCTTTGATGGGAATTCAGATTAACCATGCCGGTGCTTCTGCAATGAGTTCAAGAATCGGCATGCAGCCGGTATCCGCTTCTCGTTTTCCATCCAAAGCCGGTGGAGAGATTCCTCGCGGACTTTCTAAAGAAGAGATTGAAAGTATTGCAAAAGATTATGGAACAGCTGCAAAGAGAGCTGTCAATGCCGGATTCGATGTTGTAGAGATCCACGCCGGACACTCTTACCTGATCAGCCAGTTCTTATCTCCTACCACCAATGACCGTACAGATGAATTTGGAGGCTCTGCCAAAAACCGTGCCCGTTTCTGCCGTATGATAATTGACGAAGTTCGTAAAGCTGTCGGACCTAGAGTTCCTATTTCTTTACGTCTTAGTGTAGATGAGCTTGTCGAAGGCGGTAATACGGTAGAAGATTGTCTGGAATATCTCGAATATCTGAATGATGAAGTTGATATCTACGATACTTCAGCAGGACTGAATGCTTCTATCCAGTATCAGATCGATGCCAACTATCTGGAAGACGGATGGCGTTCATACATGGCAAAGGCCGTTCGCGATAAATTTGGAAAGCCAACGATCGCTATCGGAAATATCCGAGATCCTAAGATTGCCGATGATATCCTTGCAAGAGGCGACGCTGACCTGATCGGTATAGGACGTGGCCTGATTGCTGACCCGGACTGGTGTAATAAAGCACAGTATGGCGATGTATGTGATATCCGCAAATGTATCTCTTGTAATGTAGGATGTGTTGGTAACCGTATCGGCGGTAACAAACCACTTCGTTGTACAATCAACCCGGATCTGATCAACGGAGAAGCTTATAAGAAACAGAAAGTAAACAAACCATGCAACGTTGTAGTTGTCGGTGCCGGAACTGCAGGACTTGAGGCCGCATGCACTGCTGCAGAAGTCGGATGCAACGTTACATTATTAGAGAAAGGAAAAGAAGTTGGTGGTCTGTCTGTTGAGATTTCAAAGATTCCTGCAAAGAAGAGACTTGCTGATTTCCCAACCTACCTGAAACACCGTGCATCAAAACTTTCTAATCTGACAATCAAAACGGGAGTCGATGCAACTGTTGCTGAGATCAAAAAATACAAACCTGACCTTGTTGTAAACTCAACCGGTTCTGTACCGCTTCTTCCACCGATTGAAGGACTGCATGACAACCTTGGAAAGAAAGATGCCAGCGTTTATTCTATCAAGGATATGATTGCCAACTTAAAGAACTATCCGGAAGACATGACAGGCAAGAAAGTCGTAGTTGTCGGTGGTGGTGCTGTAGGACTTGACGTTGTTGAATTTTTTGCTCCACGCGGTGCTGAAACAACCATCATCGAAATGATGCCAATCATTGGAAACGGCCTGGATGCCTCTTCTACATCAAGCATGAAAGAATGCATGGAAAAACATCATGTCAGACAGATGACCAACACATCTCTTCAGAAGGTAAATGCTCATTCCTTCCTCGTAAAATACGACGGAAAAGAAGAAGAACTTCCGTTTGACTATGGTTTCGTATGCCTCGGAATGAGAGCAAACGCTCCAATCTGGAATGACATTCAGGAAGCGTTCGTTGGCGAAGATGTTGAAGTTCTGAACATCGGTGACTCTGTCCGCGCAAGACGTATCATCGACGGAACAGATGCCGGACGCCACATGGTATTAAATACCCTTGAAAGATTAAACTATCTTTAA
- a CDS encoding YqeG family HAD IIIA-type phosphatase: MFDKFFPDRYVASTYVIDFEGLYKEGVRGLIFDIDNTLVPHGAPADERARALFKRLKSIGFRCCLISNNQKPRVEMFNKDIQVDYVYNAHKPSIRNYLKAMEIMGTDRDSTVFIGDQLFTDVWGAKRAGIPNILVKPIHPKEEIQIVLKRYLEKIVLHFYKKSLQCEKKVEK, from the coding sequence ATGTTTGATAAATTTTTCCCGGATCGCTATGTGGCATCTACATATGTGATTGATTTTGAAGGATTATATAAAGAAGGTGTACGTGGACTGATCTTTGATATTGATAATACATTAGTTCCGCACGGGGCACCGGCAGATGAAAGGGCCAGAGCTTTGTTCAAAAGACTGAAGTCGATTGGCTTTCGGTGTTGTCTGATCTCCAATAATCAGAAACCGAGAGTGGAGATGTTCAACAAAGATATCCAGGTGGATTATGTCTATAATGCGCATAAACCATCCATCAGAAATTATTTAAAGGCGATGGAGATCATGGGCACGGACAGAGACAGTACGGTATTTATCGGAGACCAGCTTTTTACCGATGTGTGGGGAGCAAAACGTGCCGGGATCCCGAATATTCTGGTAAAACCGATACATCCGAAGGAGGAAATCCAGATTGTTTTAAAACGCTATCTGGAAAAAATCGTGCTGCATTTTTATAAGAAAAGTTTACAGTGCGAAAAAAAGGTTGAAAAATAA
- the efp gene encoding elongation factor P, producing the protein MAKVSAGDIRNGVTIEVDGKVCQVIDFMHVKPGKGAAFVRVKMKNIIDGGVVETTFRPTETFEQAHIERKKMQYLYNDGEFYNYMDNETFEQIMISAEDAADSMKFVKENEEVTISFYQGNAFAIDPPLSVELVVTETEPGVKGNTATGATKPAIVETGAKVNVPLFVDQGETIKIDTRTGAYLSRA; encoded by the coding sequence ATGGCTAAAGTTTCAGCAGGAGACATCCGTAATGGTGTAACAATCGAAGTTGACGGAAAAGTATGTCAGGTTATCGATTTCATGCATGTAAAACCTGGTAAAGGTGCAGCATTCGTGCGTGTTAAAATGAAAAATATTATTGACGGTGGTGTGGTAGAGACAACATTCCGTCCAACAGAGACATTTGAACAGGCTCATATCGAGAGAAAGAAAATGCAGTATCTGTATAACGATGGTGAGTTCTACAACTACATGGACAATGAGACATTTGAACAGATCATGATCAGCGCAGAGGATGCAGCAGATTCTATGAAATTTGTAAAAGAGAATGAAGAAGTAACAATCAGCTTCTATCAGGGAAATGCGTTCGCGATCGATCCACCGCTCAGCGTAGAATTAGTTGTAACAGAGACAGAGCCAGGTGTAAAAGGTAACACAGCTACAGGTGCTACAAAACCGGCTATCGTTGAGACTGGCGCTAAGGTTAACGTTCCACTGTTCGTTGATCAGGGCGAGACAATCAAGATTGATACCCGTACAGGAGCATATCTTTCAAGAGCATAA
- a CDS encoding branched-chain amino acid aminotransferase, whose protein sequence is MEKKNIDWSNIGFGYMKTDKRYVSNFKNGAWDEGTLTSDDQITISECAGVLQYAQTCFEGMKAYTTEDGHIVTFRPDLNAARMANSAARLEMPVFPEDRFVDAIKQVVKANAAYVPPYGSGATLYVRPYMFGSSAVIGVKPAEEYQFRVFATPVGPYFKGGAKPITIKVSDFDRAAPHGTGHVKAGLNYAMSLHAIVTAHEEGYDENMYLDAATRTKVEETGGANFIFVTKDNKVVTPKSSTILPSITRRSLMYVAEHYLGLEVEEREVYLDELGDFAECGLCGTAAVISPVGKIVDHGKEICFPSGMEEMGPVTKKLYETLTGIQMGHIEAPEGWICKIC, encoded by the coding sequence ATGGAGAAGAAAAATATTGACTGGTCAAACATTGGATTTGGCTATATGAAGACAGACAAGAGATATGTTTCCAATTTTAAAAATGGAGCATGGGATGAAGGTACACTTACCTCCGATGATCAGATTACAATTAGCGAATGTGCAGGCGTACTTCAGTATGCACAGACATGTTTTGAAGGAATGAAAGCGTATACCACAGAAGATGGTCATATCGTAACATTCCGCCCGGATCTGAATGCAGCAAGAATGGCAAATTCAGCAGCAAGACTTGAAATGCCTGTATTCCCGGAAGATAGATTTGTAGATGCAATCAAACAGGTTGTAAAAGCAAATGCAGCTTATGTACCGCCATACGGATCAGGAGCAACATTATATGTAAGACCATATATGTTCGGTTCCAGTGCCGTTATCGGTGTAAAACCTGCAGAAGAATATCAGTTCCGTGTATTTGCTACACCAGTTGGACCATACTTCAAAGGTGGAGCAAAACCAATTACTATTAAAGTTTCTGATTTTGACCGTGCAGCACCGCATGGAACAGGTCATGTAAAAGCCGGACTGAACTATGCAATGAGCCTTCATGCAATCGTAACAGCACATGAAGAAGGATACGATGAGAACATGTATCTGGATGCAGCAACAAGAACGAAAGTAGAAGAGACTGGTGGAGCTAACTTCATCTTTGTAACAAAAGATAACAAAGTTGTAACACCAAAATCATCTACCATTCTTCCATCTATTACAAGACGTTCTCTGATGTATGTTGCAGAGCATTATCTTGGACTGGAAGTAGAAGAAAGAGAAGTTTACTTAGATGAACTTGGTGATTTTGCAGAGTGTGGACTTTGCGGTACAGCAGCAGTTATCTCTCCTGTAGGAAAGATCGTTGACCACGGCAAAGAGATCTGCTTCCCAAGCGGAATGGAAGAGATGGGACCTGTTACAAAGAAACTGTATGAGACATTAACAGGAATCCAGATGGGACATATTGAAGCTCCGGAAGGATGGATTTGCAAGATCTGCTAA